aaaagaaaaagaagatcgAGATTGGAGTGGGTGGCTTCAGATCGGCTTTAGACCACCATGCACGACCCAAGCCGCGCTGGTGAGGTGagttctttctctccctctgagCTCCTTCTCTCCCTCTGATTTGAGTCTCTAGGATTGGGATTGATGTGTTTGagatttcttaaatttgtttttgggtattttgtcTTGTACATgagacttagaattttttaaaatttttttaggttagAAAGACTCAATTTCCAGGTAGGCGTTACGTGGAAAAAATACCACATCAGACGTGATCAatccatgaaaatcgagtcccaaaaactcgatttataagccCTAAATCtactttttttagatttaagacgagtaaaaaatatagttttgaaacCTTAACTATAATTATGTTGTTTGAAAAATGAGCTCAATTCCCAATTTTGGCCaagttaaaaggaaaaaaccctAAACAGTCTACAACTTATTTTCCTTCGCCGGACAGAGGAAAGGAGGGGTACCACCACCACAGCTGCTACTGCTACTGCAACCTCCCTCCTAAATCTAATCCGGCACAACAGTTCCTTCCCCAGCCATGTCCTTGATGCGTTTCAGAAGCTATTGCCGATCTTTGCACCTTCGTGAACTATGCACATCCACATCCGATCACACCCATCTCCTCATTTCGGCTTTTAACACAGAGACATCTAACCAACACTTCTTCTCCATCCCAATATTCCACCCACCAAAACTCTCTCTTGGCTCCCTCACTCCACTTTTCACACTCCCTTCCCATCCCTTCGGTCTCACCTCTTCTCAATATCTCAACcctttttttctccttcacCACGCTGACTATCCCCATTATGATCACACTCCTATTCTCACCTATAACCCCACCCCCCAACAAACTCTCACTCTTCCCCTTGATACCCCACTCCTTGCTGCAACCACAACTACTTGGAATGTTAGGACCCATTTTGGCTTCGACCCTTCGACCAAACACCACAAAGTCCTCCGTGTTAAATGGACTGAACCTATTCCACGGTCGATCCCTAAAGTTATTAATATGGTGTTCACGGTTTTGACACTGGACAGCGACGGTTCAGGTTCGGGGTCTTGGAGAAGGATAAACCCTGTGCTGCCTTTTGATCCAAAAAAGTATGTTAATGGTGGGGAAAGTGTTTGTGTCAATGGTGCAATACATTGGTTAACCAGATATGGAGATTCCATTGTGGCTTTTGATCTTAAAGATGAGAAATTTAGACTAATTCCACTTCCCCATGACTATAAAGATTTGAACTTCGACTCGTTCCGTTTCCAATTTGAACGGCTATTTGAGCTTGGCGGGTGCTTGGCTTTGATCTCTGACAACGCTACCCAGCATCATTTCACATTGGAGCTGTGGATTCTAAAGGATTACAACAATCATGTGTGGGTTAAGGAGAGTATATGCTTTCCATTTAGATGGAGGAAGCAAGGTCAACCTATTCCCATTGGGACCATCCCTACGGGCGAGATATTGCTAAAGCCGCTCTCCTTGGATGTGAGTGCTACTGCGTGGGTGCTATTCTATGATATGGAGGGACAAAGTTTCAAGAAAATTGATATCACTGGCTTGCCTGAATGGGTTTATTCGAGTGGTACTCGAATTATCAGAACCATTTCTGTTTATGGGGGCTAAGTGAAGGTCAAAATCTAGATTTGCAAGAGGGCAGCAAAGAGTAGAATAATGTAAAGCGCGTAGTTATTGTGTTTTTCGAGATGAGTTCTTGTTTTGATTTAGTATAACTTAAAACTAGTTTAGCTATCTCTAGTTCGTTAATGTTGTCAGTAAAATATCATGACACTTTGCTTTGGATGCATTACTTTTAGCTGGAACTTATTCGTTTGGCTTACTAAACTCATAATTAAGAGGCGGAATTTGGAGCAGGATTTGTAGAGGTAAAATTTCGCCTACAAATGTCAAATCCCACCTAAAAGAGGCATTCTTTTCCTTATTGCAAGACTCAATCAAACTCCTTCCACTCTCTACATTCACATGCCTCAAACCCATTGTATGTCACCGTCAACAGCATCACAAATCAACCATGCCTCAAACTCCACCATATTCACATGGCTTGGCACATTTTGATGTTGATGAGTGTGTGGAGGTTGATGACAATGGGGGAGTCGAATCTGGAGTGGTAAGAAGTAGTTGATTTTGGTTAGCAAGTTGGACTGGGAGAGAGCACTTTGAGGACGAGTCCATTCTCACTGAGATGGATAATGTCCTGCTTTCTTTATCACTGGGTGACTCTTGGCATTATTATCTAACTACACCATTTAATACATAAAACTTTACACTATAATTATTGCGAAGCAAAAAaccttgttttatttttctttaagaaaattTGTTTGTGTAGAGTGAAAATAAGCCAAAATTCTTCAAGTTACAGGCCTCTATTTTAATGCTgccttcaaccccaaaatcacCACACTCCAGTAGAAACAATATAACTAATATATATCCCTTGTATTCCCATATAAAAGTTTTAGTTCCTACATGACTTGAAAGTTAATTTAGATGTACATCTAACAAAGTCATCTAATAATTTTATAGGTAACATTATTCTTGTTCATGTTCACTTGATCAATTGAGCAACAACACCTTCATGGTTGAGGAGGTACATTATTTCTTGCTTCGTCAACTAATGATGACGTGCAACCAAGAAATAGTGCTTGTTGAGGATGCTGATATGAGAAGATAAGCAAGTGTTAGCCAGAAATACTATCCAAGAATCAAACTCAAATAGTTCGAAACGTGAGGATATGCACATATGCACGTATACACAGCTTAGCAGTAAAACCAAGCACTAGGAGTCGCATATTATCTTGGAgaacaagggaaaaaaataatcaagaaatCTACAACTAGAATTCATCAACAAAACAGATATCTAAAGTCAATAATCTTCCACCTGAGAAATGCCAAAAACCACTGCCAAGGATTTGCTTCCACATGAGATTTTAAACCTTTTTCAATACGTTAATGGTCATGAAGTTGCTGAACTGCATTGGAAAAAAATGCTAGATACTTTCACTAACTCTAGGAAAGGGAAATTTGTCAACTGCATTTCAAGTTCCAACGTTTAACATTAATAGTTGGGCACATGGATTCTGCTGCGGGTTTACATTGATAACTTCAGAATTCTGTGCAAGCCGTTCTTGTGGTTCCAGAGTGGGACTAGGTGCCACAGTTCTTGAGTTTTGGACATAGCTAGAGAGCATGGATGACATCCTCCtagtaggggtgtcaattcggattagcgtgtcgggttcgtgtcgtatcgaggtaggggtattcgactaaatgactcaaccctaacccgacccatttaataatcatgtcatgatccttcaatcctaacccgacctgttaataaagcgggttgacctgacccaacccatttgacacgcttaataaacaagtagtgttgggttgacacgaatgtaacacaacttATTTCAAcctacataatattaaatataacatccatttagaaataattttttttacatcccaaaaagcagtgcatacacttcaagtcttcaacccacattcaaaataatatagttcaacaaaaatataacattcatctagaaataagttttttacactccaaaagaagtgcatacacttcaacccaaattcaaaataacaaagtttaacaaaaataaaataacatagctcaacaaaaatataatatctttggaactcgccaaatgctaagtatcaatattgaaagaatttgagcaaacagtagactaatcctgactatgaccaCAATTaccatccatagattctttgttaatatccaaattcataacatcttccacaagctcatccaatttcatttgtgcaagttctatgccaaaaaaaaaaaaaatgtattagtagttctagggtttgtaaagtttcaatttccaattatatcccttgtaaatttttaaaattactcacttttctttttaaatttaaaatatatgttggatataaaaggtatttgacaaatctaaaataaaataaatatttatttgttatacgagttaaacgggttgtgttaaatgggtcattttgggttgacacaaataaattagcgtgtcaaacgtgtctattgcgggttacgcgggttgacccgcttatgacacTTTTTttatcgtgtcgctttcgggtcaatccgtttatgacccaaacccattaaggcccaaccctaacctGAAAaaaactcgtgttgggttcgtgtcgtgtttgCGGGTTaggtcgaacattgacacccctacctCCTGGTGAGTTTGGCAAATATCACGCTTATCATTGGTGATAACCCGGCCTCGAACAAAGTTTGTCTCTGAAGGTAAAGAATTTCTACACGCACAACAAGCCAAAATTTTGACTTTACCAGGAACGTTCAAATGCCAAATagtctgttttttcttttgcgGATTACTCTTGGGGCTTCCCTTCAATAAATCCCAttttaccaaagaaaaaaaatttcctttaaaGTTTTTGCCAAAGCTCCACATTTACCTAACAATGGGATTCAATATCTAGCACAAGAATCATCATATTATAGGAGTGTAAAGTGTAAACTTGCAAGATGAGACAAAGAGACATTAAGTTATTCGGTGCACAAAGTGTATTATATCTCCTCTTATATAAAAGTGTGCATTCAACCCGCCAACCTAAACCCTGGGAGCATATTTAGGAGAaattttatagtgttcatgGTTGACCACATTATTTGTTCACCATTCCAGTAAAAGTCATATTATAGGAGTGTAAAGTATAAACTTGCAAGATGAGACCAAGAGACATTAAGTTGTTCGGTGCACAAGGTATATTATATCTCCTCTTATATAAAAGTGTGCATTCAACCTGAAAGTTCAAtcagtgtaaaaacacccttgaacgtttagacccccaatttacaaattaaccaattcaagctttatatcaaacaactagtgtgcggaaaatgaacaaaaactataaaacagaattggtaaaacaatctaagccaaattaaaatcacaacccacagcagataataaaaggcataGATAAAatggaaggaagatgcaaacacaaagacaacacgagatgtattatcgaagaggaaatcgaagctctcggcgtaaaacctctccgccgccctccaagcggtaaacaatccactagaaaatgtagttgggatatatggacagcaatagaccctccaagcctaatctacccaatgcacctaagccctccaagtttcttgctccaacgaggttgtgccgaacctttttcttttctaacttcccggattccgttacttgaccatagtatcaaccaatgtaggttggttccttcctaactatttcctagaacaccaaacagccctctcacagtaatgaatatggtgagaataagttttggtaaaatgcctctcaagggtttgacaatggagaggaagagagttgaggaatatgaagagactcttatgtaaagattgtagatgaatcaatcttgttttactctagggtttctctctcaaaattctctctggaagctctctttcatttgtgggtataaggggtatttatactggggtgagaagagaatgtgaaacgtcaggtttttcaaaacaggggtggctcgcggcttggcctcgtgacttgactgagtcgcgagatccaatcgcgagataaccgtatggccagttgtcctattttgtcctgtagtgctccagctagcatgactgttcaccttctggcatgcttggcatgtgtgctgcaTCTgacggcttgcagccgcgagtcacccgcgagatccagccgcgagactctgtttttttgcacacttttgagaattcaatcactctatctcactcactacccttacaacaaaacccacctaaatacagggttattaaatgttgaaatacaagcaaatttggcatggaataaagccaacaagatggttgattaaattcaaccttacacaacCTGCCAACCTAAACCCTGGGAGCATATCTAGGAGAAATTTTACAGTGCTCATGGTGGACCACGTCATTTGTCCACCATTCCAGTAAAAGACTCTcacctatttaaaattgctgagttagtattcagtttttatttaaaactctacaattttaaacaagtgagaGTCTTTTACTGGAATAATAGACCACATCACTTATCCAC
This genomic stretch from Quercus lobata isolate SW786 chromosome 3, ValleyOak3.0 Primary Assembly, whole genome shotgun sequence harbors:
- the LOC115981297 gene encoding F-box/LRR-repeat protein At2g40920-like, whose translation is MVFTVLTLDSDGSGSGSWRRINPVLPFDPKKYVNGGESVCVNGAIHWLTRYGDSIVAFDLKDEKFRLIPLPHDYKDLNFDSFRFQFERLFELGGCLALISDNATQHHFTLELWILKDYNNHVWVKESICFPFRWRKQGQPIPIGTIPTGEILLKPLSLDVSATAWVLFYDMEGQSFKKIDITGLPEWVYSSGTRIIRTISVYGG